From the genome of Limisalsivibrio acetivorans, one region includes:
- a CDS encoding sigma-54-dependent transcriptional regulator, with amino-acid sequence MTAIYDKNILIVDDEETILTSVEMMLRQEGYRNILAKDSPCEALNTVYSGDIDLAVIDMNMPEMDGEDLLDGIRKFSEFIPVIVITGNEDIERVFRCTKKGVFNYLIKPVDRNRFLTSIKNALNMRELQLEANNLRRHLIEREIEHPEAFEKIITRSSKMYGIFSYLESIRNSSKPVLIRGKSGSGKELLAEAVHKLADRKGEMISINAGGLDEQVFNDTLFGHQKGAFSGAESARKGAVQSAENGTLFLDEIGDLSEQTQVKLLRLLQEGEYQALGSDLTKKTNAKIVLATSRNLEEKMENKEFREDLYYRITLQQVTIPSLNERKEDIPLLLEYFVEKRAKDYGKAAPVIQEGVYDLFAEQEFEGEIRHFEGVVGKAVVLAGDVLGLEHVRKVFEEDPKVKPAEKDYKSFKKPGSIAALFEHFPTINEASDRLVQEAMEATGDKVGEAANLLGISRQSLSKKINR; translated from the coding sequence ATGACTGCAATCTATGACAAGAACATTTTGATCGTTGATGACGAGGAAACGATCCTCACATCCGTAGAGATGATGCTTCGCCAGGAGGGGTACCGAAATATCTTGGCTAAGGATTCACCCTGCGAGGCATTGAATACTGTTTATTCTGGTGATATTGATCTCGCCGTTATTGATATGAACATGCCGGAGATGGATGGGGAGGATCTGCTGGACGGCATAAGGAAATTTAGCGAGTTTATTCCGGTTATAGTTATTACCGGGAATGAAGATATCGAAAGGGTCTTCCGGTGTACCAAGAAGGGGGTTTTCAATTACCTCATAAAGCCGGTTGACAGGAACAGGTTTCTCACATCCATAAAGAATGCCCTGAATATGAGGGAGCTCCAGCTGGAGGCGAATAACCTTAGAAGGCATCTTATTGAAAGAGAGATAGAACACCCCGAAGCATTCGAGAAGATAATCACGAGATCCAGCAAGATGTACGGTATATTCAGCTATCTTGAATCGATAAGAAACTCCTCAAAGCCTGTTCTTATCAGAGGGAAATCGGGGAGCGGAAAGGAACTGCTGGCGGAGGCTGTTCATAAACTCGCCGACAGGAAAGGGGAGATGATAAGCATAAACGCAGGAGGACTTGACGAGCAGGTCTTTAACGATACCCTCTTTGGTCATCAGAAGGGTGCATTCTCCGGAGCAGAAAGTGCAAGGAAGGGTGCTGTGCAGTCTGCGGAGAACGGCACACTTTTCCTTGATGAGATAGGCGATCTTTCTGAGCAGACCCAGGTAAAGCTTCTGCGTCTTCTTCAGGAGGGGGAGTACCAGGCCTTGGGATCCGATCTCACAAAGAAAACCAACGCAAAGATAGTTCTTGCCACAAGCAGGAACCTTGAAGAGAAGATGGAGAATAAGGAGTTTCGTGAAGACCTTTATTACAGGATAACCCTTCAGCAGGTAACCATACCGTCCCTTAATGAGCGAAAGGAGGATATTCCCCTTCTTTTGGAATACTTTGTGGAGAAACGTGCTAAGGACTACGGCAAAGCTGCACCAGTCATTCAGGAAGGGGTGTATGATCTTTTTGCCGAGCAGGAGTTTGAGGGTGAGATACGTCACTTTGAAGGGGTTGTGGGTAAGGCTGTTGTCCTGGCTGGTGATGTACTTGGTCTAGAGCATGTTAGAAAGGTGTTTGAGGAGGATCCTAAGGTAAAGCCTGCTGAAAAGGACTATAAAAGCTTTAAAAAGCCTGGTTCAATAGCAGCACTTTTCGAACATTTTCCCACGATTAACGAAGCAAGTGACCGACTTGTACAGGAAGCCATGGAAGCAACCGGTGATAAAGTGGGAGAGGCGGCCAATCTGCTGGGTATATCAAGGCAGTCTCTGAGCAAAAAGATAAATAGATAG